One genomic window of Cellulophaga sp. Hel_I_12 includes the following:
- a CDS encoding helix-turn-helix domain-containing protein, with amino-acid sequence MIYHNLWLCFFIEIELYMDEKEKKFLKMIGQNIAKNRKAMGFSQLDICSIIRMEKSNLSSIENGRQNVTSLTLLKISKAIGVEVSSFFQE; translated from the coding sequence ATGATATATCATAACCTTTGGTTGTGTTTTTTTATAGAAATTGAACTTTATATGGATGAAAAGGAAAAGAAATTTCTTAAAATGATTGGGCAAAATATTGCAAAAAATAGGAAGGCAATGGGATTCAGTCAATTGGATATTTGTTCCATAATTAGGATGGAAAAATCCAATCTATCAAGTATAGAAAATGGAAGACAGAATGTTACTTCACTTACCTTGCTGAAAATTTCAAAAGCTATTGGTGTTGAAGTGAGTTCTTTCTTTCAAGAATAA